In Altererythrobacter rubellus, the following are encoded in one genomic region:
- the murI gene encoding glutamate racemase has protein sequence MADAASPILLFDSGVGGLTVLAELRKIMPDAPAIYAADLAGLPYGEKSEAQIAARVAGLLGRMAERYQPRLACIACNTASTIALGMVRDVLEIPIVGTVPAIKPAAAISKTGVIGLLGTAATIRQPYVDQLEAEFANGNSLLRHAAPGLVEVAEAKLRGEAVDIGVIEAAARKLREMPEGERIDTVVLACTHFPLLEDELRAAFGPEVQFVHGAQGIARRIAHLTQGQSFAASQSSRFITTGNVQSAQALLPALNKHGFSRIEAF, from the coding sequence ATGGCCGATGCCGCTTCACCCATTCTGCTATTCGATTCCGGAGTCGGCGGACTGACCGTGCTGGCAGAGCTTCGCAAGATCATGCCTGATGCGCCGGCGATCTATGCTGCCGATCTGGCAGGTCTGCCCTACGGCGAGAAATCGGAAGCGCAGATCGCTGCGCGGGTCGCTGGATTGCTGGGCCGAATGGCAGAGCGATACCAGCCGCGTCTGGCCTGCATCGCTTGCAACACCGCGAGCACGATTGCACTTGGCATGGTACGCGATGTGCTGGAAATTCCGATTGTAGGCACGGTTCCGGCGATCAAACCGGCTGCGGCCATAAGCAAGACAGGCGTGATTGGCTTGTTAGGCACCGCGGCAACCATTCGTCAGCCCTATGTCGACCAGCTCGAGGCAGAATTTGCCAATGGGAACAGCCTTCTGCGTCATGCAGCGCCAGGGCTGGTCGAAGTGGCCGAAGCAAAGCTGCGCGGAGAAGCCGTCGACATCGGAGTGATCGAAGCTGCGGCGCGAAAATTGCGGGAGATGCCTGAAGGTGAACGGATCGATACAGTCGTTCTTGCCTGCACACATTTCCCTCTACTTGAAGACGAATTGCGCGCGGCATTCGGTCCCGAGGTTCAGTTTGTTCACGGCGCGCAAGGCATAGCGCGAAGGATCGCACATTTGACACAAGGCCAGTCATTCGCAGCCAGCCAATCAAGCCGGTTCATAACCACCGGGAACGTGCAATCTGCGCAAGCCCTGTTGCCTGCGCTTAATAAACATGGTTTTTCAAGGATCGAAGCCTTCTGA
- a CDS encoding DEAD/DEAH box helicase — protein MTNFTDLGLSQPVLQALDMKGYDTPTPIQAQAIPPVLEGRDLLGIAQTGTGKTAAFMLPSIDRLRASDNRIPFKSCRMLVLAPTRELAGQIAQSAKDYGAMAGLKVHSIVGGTSVGKDRNKLHRGTDILVATPGRLLDLIDQKAFNLAGVEILVLDEADQMLDLGFVHALRRISQLVPQDRQTLFFSATMPKAIKDLVGQYCKNPAHVSVTPAATTAERIDQYLFMVQQDEKQTLLELMLKERHPVPGKFERVLIFTRTKHGADRVVKKLSQSGIPANAIHGNKSQPQRQRALDEFKRAKTPILVATDVAARGIDIPGVSHVINYELPNVPEQYVHRIGRTARAGKDGIAIAFCAEDERDYLKDIRKNTDAEFERLPLPDNFRAVVEGVGPTKRAAPGQRTRVKPKPKGGARGAAPRGDGPSGPQGKPKQKHTARKGKPNRSGGFRGKPGGGRRHGGGGSRGPRAASA, from the coding sequence ATGACTAACTTTACCGATCTCGGGCTGTCGCAGCCCGTTCTCCAAGCCCTTGATATGAAGGGCTATGACACGCCAACGCCGATCCAGGCGCAGGCTATTCCACCAGTGCTGGAAGGGCGCGACCTATTGGGAATCGCGCAAACCGGTACCGGCAAGACGGCTGCATTCATGCTGCCCAGCATTGATCGCTTGCGCGCAAGCGACAATCGTATTCCTTTCAAGAGCTGCCGCATGCTGGTGCTTGCACCAACGCGCGAGCTGGCCGGACAGATCGCTCAAAGCGCCAAGGATTATGGCGCGATGGCTGGCCTTAAAGTGCACAGCATTGTGGGCGGCACATCGGTCGGCAAAGACCGTAACAAGCTGCATCGCGGAACAGACATTCTTGTCGCGACACCAGGCCGTTTGCTCGATTTGATCGACCAGAAAGCCTTCAATCTCGCCGGCGTTGAAATCTTGGTGCTCGACGAAGCTGACCAGATGCTCGACCTTGGCTTTGTCCACGCATTGCGCCGGATCAGCCAATTGGTCCCGCAGGACCGCCAGACGCTGTTCTTCAGCGCGACCATGCCCAAGGCAATCAAGGATCTGGTGGGGCAATATTGCAAGAACCCCGCCCATGTCTCCGTGACACCCGCCGCGACGACGGCAGAGCGGATCGATCAATATCTGTTCATGGTCCAGCAGGACGAAAAGCAGACCTTGCTCGAATTGATGCTGAAAGAGCGTCACCCGGTTCCGGGCAAGTTCGAACGCGTGCTGATCTTCACGCGAACCAAACATGGTGCGGATCGCGTCGTGAAGAAGCTGTCGCAGTCAGGCATTCCAGCCAACGCTATTCACGGCAACAAATCGCAGCCGCAGCGGCAGCGCGCTTTGGACGAGTTTAAACGGGCTAAAACGCCCATTCTGGTCGCGACTGATGTTGCGGCACGCGGGATCGATATCCCCGGCGTTAGCCACGTGATCAATTACGAACTGCCCAACGTTCCCGAGCAATATGTCCACCGGATCGGTCGTACCGCTCGCGCGGGCAAGGACGGTATCGCAATCGCATTTTGTGCCGAGGATGAGCGCGACTATCTGAAGGATATTCGCAAGAATACCGACGCAGAGTTTGAGCGTTTGCCATTGCCGGATAACTTCCGTGCCGTGGTCGAAGGCGTCGGCCCAACCAAGCGCGCAGCGCCTGGGCAGCGCACTCGCGTAAAGCCTAAGCCCAAGGGTGGAGCGCGCGGCGCTGCACCGCGTGGTGATGGACCAAGCGGCCCCCAGGGCAAACCCAAGCAGAAGCATACAGCACGTAAAGGCAAGCCCAATCGCTCAGGCGGATTCCGGGGCAAGCCAGGGGGCGGGCGCAGACATGGCGGCGGCGGAAGCCGCGGCCCGCGCGCAGCCAGCGCGTAA
- a CDS encoding TspO/MBR family protein has product MTFPIIFAIAWAIILAGGGGLLTSIGSWYYELKKPSWQPPDWLFGPAWTVILSLAAYAFWLSWAAAEAAGETGLLIALYAINGVFHFAWSPLFFTLKRLDWALIEVPFLWASVLALAIFLRDWSVLASWLIVPYLVWVSFAACLNWKIVQLNKPFGARST; this is encoded by the coding sequence ATGACCTTCCCAATAATCTTTGCCATCGCATGGGCCATTATCCTGGCAGGCGGAGGAGGGTTACTCACCTCGATCGGGAGCTGGTATTACGAGCTGAAAAAACCCAGCTGGCAGCCGCCCGACTGGCTGTTCGGGCCCGCGTGGACAGTGATTCTTAGCCTTGCCGCTTACGCCTTCTGGCTTAGCTGGGCGGCGGCAGAGGCAGCTGGTGAAACCGGCCTTCTCATCGCGCTCTATGCCATCAACGGTGTGTTCCATTTTGCATGGTCGCCGCTCTTCTTCACGTTGAAACGCCTGGACTGGGCGTTGATCGAAGTGCCGTTTCTGTGGGCCAGTGTTCTCGCGTTGGCGATATTTCTGCGTGACTGGTCAGTACTCGCCAGTTGGTTGATCGTGCCATATCTGGTCTGGGTGAGCTTCGCGGCGTGCCTTAACTGGAAAATAGTGCAGCTTAACAAACCGTTCGGTGCGCGATCCACCTGA
- the plsY gene encoding glycerol-3-phosphate 1-O-acyltransferase PlsY, with protein MTGDVSISILLATLLGYLLGSIPIGLLLTKAAGMGDVRSIGSGNIGATNVLRTGNKGLAAATLLLDLAKGFAPVFIAQQVWGGPTVAFASGAAVIGHCFPVWLKFKGGKGVATNAGVAFGLAWPIGLAYAAIWISILAIFRISSLAGMSAVVAAAAAAPLFGFPEYFPVLAAIAGLIIYLHRENIGRLMKGEEPKVGGKK; from the coding sequence ATGACTGGCGATGTTTCGATCTCAATACTTCTTGCGACGCTTCTAGGCTATTTGCTCGGCTCGATTCCCATCGGTTTGCTTCTGACAAAAGCTGCGGGCATGGGCGACGTGCGCAGCATTGGCAGCGGCAATATCGGCGCCACCAACGTGCTGCGCACCGGTAACAAGGGTTTGGCCGCGGCAACCTTGCTGCTTGATTTGGCCAAGGGGTTTGCGCCGGTGTTTATCGCGCAGCAAGTGTGGGGCGGCCCGACGGTCGCTTTCGCTTCGGGCGCGGCTGTGATCGGTCACTGTTTCCCGGTTTGGCTGAAGTTCAAAGGGGGGAAGGGCGTTGCCACCAACGCAGGTGTGGCATTCGGTCTCGCATGGCCGATTGGTCTTGCTTACGCCGCGATCTGGATCAGCATCCTTGCGATTTTTCGCATATCCAGCCTTGCCGGGATGAGCGCGGTTGTGGCCGCCGCTGCCGCCGCCCCGCTGTTCGGTTTCCCTGAGTATTTCCCCGTATTGGCCGCGATCGCAGGCCTGATCATCTATCTCCACCGCGAAAATATCGGGCGCCTGATGAAGGGCGAAGAACCCAAAGTGGGGGGCAAGAAATGA
- the pgi gene encoding glucose-6-phosphate isomerase codes for MSDNISSAWTHLQSLPQRTLAELFEGDDARVDTLSARIEWDVEEGQAGILFDWSKTHLDADLIAGFEKLAKACDFAGKRTKLFGGEIVNVTEGRAATHSAMRGVGDDADVEEGQALLARMGMLVEAIHGGALGEVEHLIHIGIGGSALGPALAVDALTRDLALVDVHVVSNIDGVALEAAFEACDPAKTLIAVASKTFTTIETMTNAASALKWLSDNGVPDPTGRVVALTASPERAVEWGVDETRVLPFPESVGGRYSLWSSIGFPVALAVGMEDFTPMLAGAQAVDLHFRDTDGAENLCLRAAFADQYYTRLRGCQTRACFAYDERLGLLPNYLQQLEMESNGKRVKADGSPVDGPTAPITWGGVGTDAQHAVFQLLHQGTHLVPVDFIVSIAPGDALDPAHHAILLTNCFAQGAALMAGGNMAADGKDPARAFPGDRPSATMLCDDLDAATLGALIAFHEHRVFANAVLMEINPFDQFGVELGKKMANEIGSGDGDFDASTKALLERAGLAD; via the coding sequence ATGAGCGACAACATCTCCTCCGCTTGGACCCATCTGCAATCCCTCCCGCAGCGGACGCTCGCGGAACTGTTTGAAGGCGATGATGCGCGTGTCGACACCTTGTCCGCGCGGATCGAATGGGATGTGGAAGAAGGGCAAGCGGGTATATTGTTCGATTGGTCAAAGACACATCTGGACGCTGACCTGATCGCAGGGTTTGAGAAGCTGGCCAAGGCGTGTGACTTCGCTGGTAAGCGTACGAAACTGTTTGGCGGCGAAATAGTCAATGTGACCGAAGGCCGCGCGGCAACGCACAGCGCGATGCGCGGCGTCGGGGATGATGCAGATGTCGAAGAGGGCCAGGCTTTGCTCGCACGCATGGGCATGCTGGTCGAGGCGATCCACGGCGGCGCACTGGGAGAGGTCGAGCACCTGATCCACATCGGTATTGGCGGCAGCGCGCTGGGCCCTGCGCTCGCGGTCGATGCGCTGACCCGCGATCTGGCGCTGGTTGATGTGCATGTTGTCTCGAACATCGATGGCGTAGCACTGGAGGCAGCATTTGAAGCCTGCGATCCGGCGAAGACGCTGATCGCAGTCGCATCCAAAACTTTCACGACGATAGAGACGATGACGAATGCGGCATCGGCGCTGAAGTGGCTCAGCGACAATGGCGTGCCAGACCCGACAGGCCGTGTTGTCGCGCTGACTGCGTCGCCTGAAAGGGCGGTTGAGTGGGGCGTCGACGAAACGCGCGTACTTCCGTTCCCGGAAAGCGTTGGCGGGCGCTATTCGCTGTGGTCCTCAATCGGCTTTCCGGTCGCCCTGGCGGTAGGGATGGAAGATTTCACTCCGATGCTGGCCGGAGCGCAAGCAGTAGACCTGCATTTCCGTGACACCGATGGCGCCGAAAACCTGTGCCTGCGCGCAGCCTTTGCGGACCAATATTACACGCGCCTTCGCGGCTGCCAGACACGCGCGTGCTTTGCCTACGATGAGCGGCTGGGCCTGCTGCCCAACTATCTCCAGCAACTAGAGATGGAGAGCAATGGCAAGCGGGTAAAGGCCGATGGTTCACCTGTCGACGGGCCGACTGCGCCGATCACCTGGGGCGGAGTGGGTACTGACGCGCAGCATGCCGTGTTCCAACTGCTGCATCAGGGTACGCATCTGGTGCCGGTGGACTTTATCGTCAGCATTGCGCCGGGCGATGCGCTAGATCCTGCGCATCACGCGATCCTGCTGACCAATTGCTTTGCGCAAGGTGCGGCGCTGATGGCGGGTGGAAATATGGCAGCCGACGGAAAAGATCCCGCGCGAGCATTCCCAGGAGACCGGCCGAGCGCGACGATGTTGTGCGACGATTTGGATGCAGCGACATTGGGCGCGCTGATCGCGTTTCACGAGCACCGTGTATTTGCGAATGCAGTTCTTATGGAGATCAACCCCTTCGACCAGTTTGGCGTGGAGCTGGGCAAGAAAATGGCGAACGAGATTGGTTCGGGCGACGGCGACTTTGATGCGAGCACGAAAGCGCTGCTTGAAAGGGCGGGGTTGGCGGATTGA
- the era gene encoding GTPase Era, giving the protein MSSNDSQKCGVVAVIGAPNAGKSTLVNQLVGQKVAITSSKAQTTRARMLGIALHDNVQMILVDTPGIFAPRRKLDRAMVSAAWEGALAADAVLLMVDPIKQRRHELEPLLEALEKRPERKFLVINKVDRAKKEDLLLLAQELSGKVAFEEIYFVSALTGDGVPELKQALADLMPEGPWHYPEDQVSDASERLLATEVTREQLYQQLHEELPYDSAVRPESYTQRPDGSVEIRQQIVIGRESQKPIVLGKGGSKIRSIGEAARKELSEILGVKVHLFLHVKVSQNWDEDKEIYEEMGLDWVR; this is encoded by the coding sequence ATGAGTTCGAATGATAGCCAAAAATGCGGTGTCGTCGCCGTGATTGGCGCGCCCAATGCGGGCAAGAGCACGCTGGTGAACCAGTTGGTCGGGCAAAAGGTCGCGATCACCAGTTCCAAAGCACAAACGACCCGCGCGCGCATGTTGGGCATTGCGTTGCATGATAATGTGCAGATGATCCTGGTCGATACGCCTGGTATTTTCGCGCCGCGCCGCAAGCTCGACCGCGCAATGGTTAGCGCCGCTTGGGAAGGCGCACTAGCCGCCGATGCAGTGTTGCTGATGGTCGATCCTATCAAGCAACGCCGGCATGAGCTGGAACCGCTGCTTGAGGCGCTGGAAAAGCGGCCTGAACGCAAATTCCTTGTCATCAACAAAGTTGATCGCGCGAAGAAGGAAGATCTGCTTTTACTCGCACAGGAATTGTCCGGAAAGGTCGCGTTCGAGGAGATTTATTTCGTATCTGCGCTGACCGGCGACGGCGTGCCGGAATTAAAGCAGGCACTGGCTGACTTGATGCCTGAAGGCCCGTGGCACTACCCCGAGGATCAGGTGTCTGACGCGAGTGAGCGCTTACTCGCAACAGAAGTGACTCGCGAGCAGCTGTATCAGCAGCTGCACGAGGAATTGCCTTACGATTCCGCAGTACGCCCGGAAAGCTACACCCAGCGCCCCGATGGTAGCGTGGAAATCCGCCAGCAAATCGTGATTGGTCGCGAGAGCCAGAAGCCGATCGTGCTTGGCAAGGGCGGATCCAAGATCAGGTCCATTGGCGAAGCTGCGCGCAAGGAATTGTCCGAGATCCTAGGTGTGAAAGTGCACCTGTTCCTGCATGTTAAAGTCAGCCAAAACTGGGACGAGGACAAGGAAATCTACGAGGAAATGGGCCTCGATTGGGTGCGATAG
- the lepB gene encoding signal peptidase I, producing the protein MDGKTVGTNAPAIDAEESGESWGSFALFVLKLALVVLIFRSFVFSPFSIPSQSMQPSLWNGDYLLAAKWPYGISKYSLPFEAPLISGRVFAGQPERGDVVIFKHPIDGTDYIKRVIGLPGDTFAMRNGLVVLNGEALPQTRLDDIVIPVSPNSGCSRDSALETTADGSEVCRYTRFRETLPSGKSYDVIDLEPSFVDTTAPRIVPEGRVLVLGDNRDASYDSRYPAEPDKGVGLVPQEKLVGRASLIMWSTDGSSEWLKPWTWISGARWDRIGDSL; encoded by the coding sequence ATGGATGGGAAGACCGTAGGTACGAATGCGCCCGCAATTGATGCGGAAGAAAGCGGCGAAAGCTGGGGCAGCTTTGCGCTGTTCGTGTTGAAGCTGGCACTGGTGGTGCTGATATTTCGCAGCTTCGTGTTTTCGCCCTTTTCGATCCCCTCGCAAAGCATGCAGCCAAGTCTATGGAATGGCGACTATCTGCTCGCGGCGAAATGGCCCTATGGAATCTCGAAATACTCGCTCCCTTTCGAGGCGCCGTTGATTTCCGGCAGGGTTTTTGCAGGCCAGCCCGAACGCGGTGATGTGGTTATCTTCAAGCACCCGATCGACGGTACGGATTATATCAAGCGCGTTATCGGTTTGCCCGGAGACACCTTCGCGATGCGTAATGGGCTGGTCGTGCTGAACGGCGAAGCCCTGCCGCAAACCCGGCTTGATGATATCGTAATACCTGTTTCGCCCAACAGCGGCTGTTCGCGAGATTCTGCCCTTGAAACGACTGCAGATGGCAGCGAGGTTTGCCGCTACACCCGTTTCCGCGAAACGCTGCCGTCCGGCAAAAGCTACGATGTAATCGATCTTGAGCCCAGCTTCGTTGATACAACCGCGCCGCGCATTGTGCCCGAAGGCCGCGTGCTGGTTCTGGGCGACAACCGTGATGCGTCCTATGACAGCCGCTACCCCGCTGAACCGGACAAAGGTGTTGGGCTTGTCCCGCAAGAAAAGCTGGTTGGTCGCGCCAGCTTGATCATGTGGTCAACCGATGGCAGCTCGGAATGGTTGAAGCCCTGGACCTGGATCAGTGGAGCACGCTGGGACCGGATCGGAGATAGCTTGTGA
- a CDS encoding EF-hand domain-containing protein, whose protein sequence is MALDLSHHAVEKRLKSARAKLGVGSSIEAAQMVACVEGYGQTVSQSPDLSDAAIAGHTGRSNSLKIGALTMIIILAALVTVAMQANLTASSANEGLSIEADEFLVDDSGQVEALSIFRLTSKGPGQDAPTEEELVEYLNGQFRKYDMDGSGSITDTEVPDAVAVEEDGRPIIVHDARARTEFLDRHDQNSDGTVSYAEFVETSLANYHNCVGILEVLRVKTFLK, encoded by the coding sequence TTGGCGCTTGATTTATCGCACCACGCCGTCGAAAAGCGGCTCAAGTCTGCCAGAGCCAAACTGGGCGTAGGCTCTTCGATCGAAGCCGCGCAAATGGTGGCATGCGTCGAAGGGTACGGTCAGACCGTATCCCAATCGCCGGACCTGTCAGATGCGGCAATCGCCGGTCACACAGGACGCTCCAACTCACTGAAGATCGGAGCACTAACTATGATTATCATTCTTGCCGCATTGGTAACCGTCGCCATGCAGGCAAACCTCACGGCGTCATCAGCCAATGAAGGCTTAAGCATCGAAGCTGACGAATTCCTGGTCGACGATTCGGGCCAGGTAGAGGCACTCAGCATTTTCCGACTGACCAGCAAAGGCCCGGGGCAGGACGCCCCAACGGAAGAAGAGCTGGTCGAGTATCTTAATGGGCAGTTTCGCAAATACGACATGGATGGAAGCGGGTCGATCACAGACACTGAAGTCCCAGATGCAGTTGCGGTTGAAGAAGATGGTAGGCCCATCATTGTTCACGATGCTCGCGCCCGAACAGAGTTCCTCGATCGCCACGATCAGAATTCAGATGGCACCGTTAGCTATGCAGAATTCGTCGAAACCTCTCTCGCAAACTATCATAACTGTGTCGGAATCCTGGAAGTTCTGCGGGTCAAAACGTTCCTGAAGTAA
- the topA gene encoding type I DNA topoisomerase — protein MQLVIVESPAKAKTIEKYLGSDFKVLASYGHVRDLPPKDGSVRPDEDFAMDWELYRDKQKRFKEIADAAKDATRLILATDPDREGEAISWHVQELLKKRKALPTKVDRVTFNAITKAAVTEAMKSPRELDQPLIDAYLARRALDYLFGFTLSPVLWRKLPGAKSAGRVQSVALRLICEREHEIEIFKPEEYWSVLAKMEQDGTEFDARLVKFDGKKLDKMTLGNEGSAMAAKTAVEGARFMVEDIETKPLKRNPSPPFTTSTLQQEAARKLGFSANHTMRCAQSLYEAGAITYMRTDGVQMDPGAIHALRDAIGDRYDKAYLPEKPRFYSTKAKNAQEAHEAIRPTDFRRDQAGSGDEAKLYDLIFKRAMASQMAAAQLERTTVTMRDPSGQHQLRATGQVVKFPGFFAVYQEGFDDKSEDDDDGMLPVIRKGDSPLKKAVEANQHFTQPPPRFSEASLVKRLEELGIGRPSTYASTIQTLRDRDYVRMEKNRFFAEESGRLLTAFLERFFPNYVAYDFTAGMEDELDTVSDGREEYKELLSKFWKDFKPKTEEVMEKLPSEVTEALDDYLSDFLFPEREDGESQRMCPMCRDEGRENGRLALRGGRFGAFIACANYPECKYTRRFAQPGGQGDGGAEDGVMGTDPDSGAEVHRKTGRFGPYVEMEVDGEKKRASIPKDLDDFDLEWAIKLLGLPRIVGAHPETGKEIEAAIGRYGPYLRHDGKYGKLQSTRDVFDIGMNAAVTILAEAANRKGGGRGNAEPIKTLGEHPTSGGEIKVMPGRYGPYVTDGNVNATIPKDIKPEDIEAAKAIELIDARAAKGPAKKKRKKAPAKKKAPAKKTAAAKK, from the coding sequence ATGCAGCTTGTTATCGTTGAGTCGCCCGCGAAGGCGAAGACAATCGAGAAATACCTCGGATCAGACTTCAAGGTTCTGGCCAGCTATGGTCACGTCCGCGATCTGCCGCCCAAGGATGGCAGCGTGCGCCCGGACGAAGATTTCGCGATGGATTGGGAACTCTATCGTGACAAGCAGAAGCGTTTCAAGGAAATCGCCGATGCGGCGAAAGATGCAACCCGGCTCATTCTCGCCACTGACCCTGACCGCGAAGGCGAAGCGATCAGCTGGCACGTTCAGGAACTGCTGAAGAAGCGCAAGGCGCTGCCCACCAAGGTAGACCGCGTCACATTCAACGCGATCACCAAAGCGGCTGTGACCGAAGCAATGAAGAGCCCGCGCGAGCTCGATCAACCGCTTATCGATGCATATCTGGCTCGCCGCGCGCTCGACTATCTGTTCGGTTTCACGCTCAGCCCGGTGTTATGGCGCAAACTGCCCGGCGCGAAGAGTGCCGGGCGAGTGCAATCGGTTGCGCTGCGTCTGATCTGCGAGCGCGAGCACGAGATCGAGATATTCAAGCCAGAGGAATATTGGTCCGTCCTTGCCAAGATGGAGCAGGACGGCACCGAATTTGATGCCCGGTTGGTCAAGTTCGACGGCAAGAAGCTCGACAAGATGACGCTGGGCAATGAAGGCAGCGCGATGGCGGCCAAGACTGCTGTCGAGGGTGCGCGTTTTATGGTCGAGGATATCGAGACCAAACCGCTCAAGCGCAATCCATCGCCGCCGTTCACCACATCAACCTTGCAGCAGGAGGCTGCGCGTAAGCTGGGCTTTTCCGCCAACCACACGATGCGCTGTGCGCAGTCGCTCTATGAAGCGGGTGCGATCACCTACATGCGTACCGATGGCGTGCAGATGGACCCCGGCGCGATCCACGCTTTGCGTGATGCAATCGGTGACCGCTACGACAAGGCATATCTCCCTGAGAAGCCTCGTTTCTATTCCACCAAGGCCAAGAACGCACAGGAAGCGCACGAGGCGATTCGTCCAACCGATTTCCGCCGCGATCAAGCGGGTTCTGGCGACGAGGCGAAGCTTTACGATCTGATTTTCAAGCGCGCGATGGCAAGCCAGATGGCCGCTGCGCAACTTGAGCGGACAACCGTAACTATGCGCGACCCCAGCGGACAGCATCAACTGCGCGCGACCGGACAGGTTGTGAAGTTCCCCGGCTTTTTTGCGGTCTATCAGGAAGGCTTTGACGACAAGTCGGAAGATGATGATGACGGTATGTTGCCCGTCATCCGCAAGGGCGACAGCCCGTTGAAAAAGGCGGTGGAAGCCAACCAGCACTTCACTCAGCCGCCGCCGCGTTTTTCTGAGGCCTCGCTTGTCAAACGGCTTGAAGAGTTGGGCATTGGCCGTCCGTCTACCTATGCCTCGACCATTCAGACGCTGCGTGATCGCGATTATGTGCGAATGGAGAAAAACCGTTTCTTTGCAGAGGAATCTGGCCGTCTTCTGACAGCATTTCTGGAGCGATTCTTCCCCAATTATGTCGCCTATGATTTTACCGCAGGTATGGAAGACGAACTCGACACGGTCTCGGACGGACGCGAAGAGTACAAAGAACTGCTGAGCAAATTCTGGAAGGACTTCAAACCCAAAACCGAAGAGGTGATGGAGAAGTTGCCTTCGGAAGTGACCGAAGCTCTTGACGATTACTTGTCTGACTTTCTCTTCCCTGAGCGCGAGGATGGCGAAAGTCAGCGTATGTGCCCCATGTGCCGGGACGAAGGGCGCGAGAATGGCCGCCTGGCGCTGCGCGGTGGCCGTTTCGGCGCGTTCATTGCCTGTGCCAACTATCCCGAATGCAAATACACCCGCCGCTTTGCGCAGCCAGGTGGGCAGGGTGACGGCGGCGCTGAAGACGGTGTCATGGGAACCGATCCGGACAGCGGCGCAGAGGTGCATCGCAAGACAGGGCGCTTTGGTCCTTATGTCGAGATGGAAGTTGACGGGGAGAAAAAGCGCGCCTCAATTCCGAAGGATCTGGATGACTTCGATCTGGAGTGGGCGATCAAGCTGCTTGGCCTGCCACGCATCGTTGGAGCGCACCCGGAAACCGGCAAGGAAATCGAAGCTGCGATTGGGCGCTATGGCCCTTATCTTCGCCATGATGGTAAATACGGCAAGCTCCAGAGCACGCGCGATGTGTTTGATATTGGCATGAATGCCGCGGTCACAATCCTGGCGGAAGCGGCCAATCGCAAGGGCGGCGGGCGCGGCAACGCTGAACCGATCAAGACGCTGGGTGAGCACCCGACCTCTGGCGGCGAGATAAAGGTCATGCCAGGTCGTTATGGCCCATACGTCACCGATGGAAATGTCAACGCGACTATTCCCAAGGATATCAAGCCGGAAGACATCGAAGCGGCCAAGGCCATCGAGCTGATTGACGCGCGTGCGGCCAAGGGGCCGGCGAAGAAAAAGCGCAAGAAGGCCCCGGCCAAGAAGAAGGCTCCTGCGAAGAAGACAGCAGCAGCGAAAAAGTAA
- the rnc gene encoding ribonuclease III translates to MTDLAPETREWLASLGIEPADEPRWFEAITHGSTGESSDYERLEFLGDRVLGLTIAEWLFESSASAEGRLSQRLNALVSRQTCARVAKQIGLGDHIRLGKQARDDGARESINILGDVMESLIGAHFVENGFAPTRDLIRRLWQAEFEGSAGKSKHPKSALQEWAAGNQRRPPQYEIVNREGPDHAARFTVRVSVKNVGEAEATASNKQEAERLAAAAFMEQFA, encoded by the coding sequence GTGACCGATCTCGCACCAGAGACACGCGAATGGCTCGCCTCGCTTGGCATAGAGCCGGCAGACGAACCACGCTGGTTCGAAGCCATCACGCATGGCAGCACTGGCGAAAGCTCTGATTACGAGCGGCTCGAGTTTCTGGGTGACCGGGTGTTGGGGCTGACCATCGCAGAATGGCTGTTCGAATCCAGTGCATCTGCGGAAGGCCGTTTGTCACAGCGCTTGAATGCACTTGTCAGCAGGCAGACATGCGCACGGGTCGCCAAACAGATCGGTCTTGGCGACCACATCCGCCTGGGCAAGCAAGCACGCGATGATGGAGCGCGCGAAAGCATCAATATCCTTGGCGATGTCATGGAATCGCTCATCGGAGCGCATTTTGTCGAGAATGGCTTTGCGCCTACGCGCGATCTGATCCGGCGGTTGTGGCAAGCCGAGTTTGAAGGCAGTGCGGGCAAGTCCAAACATCCCAAAAGCGCGCTTCAAGAATGGGCAGCGGGCAATCAGCGTCGCCCTCCGCAATATGAGATAGTCAATCGCGAAGGGCCGGACCACGCGGCCAGATTCACGGTGCGTGTCAGCGTCAAGAATGTCGGGGAAGCCGAAGCCACCGCGAGCAACAAACAAGAGGCAGAGCGGCTCGCCGCTGCTGCCTTTATGGAGCAATTTGCATGA